The DNA window TCTTTCCATTTGATTAATCCGAATAGCCAAGAATGTTTTTTCTGAACACTGAGTATGGTTAAACTGTCCCGAACTTCATAATCAATAATGGTCTTTTTATCCGGCAATACCTCAACATCTATATCCACAAAATCATCTTCTAACTTCGCTTTGATTCCACCGAAAGAATCAATTACTGCAATCACGGTATCAATACTATGAATTGTGCTTGAAACTTCCGTTACATTGCTAATGTCCTTCGGCTTTACCTTAGAAGCTGCCAATAAATTGTTATACTTAGCCTTAAGATTATTCTGAGTCATATTCAGGCTCTTGACTTCTGCCTGATATAAGGCAATAGAATCATTCAGTTGAATCTTGGTATATTTGATTTCCTGATTCAAGTCACTGATAGTTGCCTCCAATGTATTGGCCTTGTGCTGATATTTTGCAACCTGACTATATGTTTGCCAAAGAAAAAAGCAAAGAATCCCAATAACCAGATATGGGTTATATTTATTTAAGATTATTTTCCACATAAGTTTATAGATTAGAGGTTTGAATACTCTTTCTTGACCTCAAAACAAGGACAAGCCTTATTTGCAAACTCCTTATGTCCGTGAATGGTGGCATTAGGATATAGCTTCTTCAAATCCTTCAGGAGTTTGAGAAGTGCCTTTTTCTGCTCGGCAGTGCGAGTATCTTTAGGTTTTGTACTACCTACCTCTCGACCACCTATATAGCAAATGCCGATACTGATGGTATTGTGGTTAGTGCAGTGGGCGCCGGCAATGTCGATGTCACGCCCCAGATGAATAGAACCGTCACGATAAATCACATAGTGATAGCCTACATCTGAGAAGTTACGAGCCTTATGCCATGCCCGAATGTCTGCTACAGTAAAGTCTTTCCCCTCTGGGGTGTCAGAGCAATGGATAATGATCTCTTTAATATTGCGCTTGCTCTTAGCGATTGAAGAGACTCCTTTGGCCTCGTCTGCTTCGATGACAGCCCATGTCTTAGTACCAACAATGCCGTCAGCGGTCAATCCATGATTTTTCTGGAACTCTTTAACCGCCTCTTCAGTCAAAGGTCCAAAAATACCATCGGCCATCAAATGAAGATAAGTCTGCAAGTGCTTAACTTCTTGGCCTCTGCTTCCTTTTTTTATAGTTTTCATCTTATAATATTGTTGATTTTAATATACTTAGAGTTCTCATTTTGTTGATGGTGTCAGGTCCTTCAATCGAGCTAATAGGGATATAATAATTTCTAATTCGTCTCATCACCTTAACATCAACATAAGCTCCGGTTAAGTTGCCCCCAGTAAATAAAATCCGTGTGACTACGCCAGTCCTATTTGTTAAAAGGCTATTTCCATTCTGCTCCAACTTTTTGGAATAACGAATTGTAATCTGATCCCCGACTTTTAACTCATTCATATACAATGAAATTAGATTAAAAATTATTCAATCACTTTATCAATTCCATTGTCCTTATTGACTTCCGGCACAATCAAGTTGAATGTAATACCATCGCCGTCTGCACCTTCCAGCATAACCTTATGTGCAATATCTTCCTTGATACCATACATATCGGTCAATTTGCTGATAGCGTTAACAGCGACAGAGCGTAGAGCAGCCGGAGATTGAGTGTTGCCCCAGCGATCAACCACCATCAGAGTAGAACACTCATCAGCAATTTTCAATAGGGTTTCAGTCAATCTGGGGCGTAGTGTTGTTGCGTCAACTAATGTTTCGCTTCTTAACTGGTCTATGCGATCCCGAATATCATCGCGTGTTATAAGCTGCCGAACGGCAATGGCGACTTCAACCTCATTTTTTGTATGCTCTTCAACCCCATCTTTAGAGGGATCAAACAGCGCCCCTGTATTCCCGTTGAATACAAGGTCAAAGGTTTTGCGCGCATTGCCGTTATATGGTGAAGGCCCGCAGGCATATACCAGGCAGAACTTCTCTTCTTGGTCTGTGAGCTTCATTTTCTATTGTCTATAAAAATTATTGTTCTTTTATAGATAATAGAAAACTTGCTCATCTAAACTCAATATCTCATTTCTCTGATGAATTACTACGCAGATTTTGGTTCATAATTTGGTGTCGGAACAACTTTACAATCCCTTGCAGACATTGCTCAATTCGCTCCATCGTATTCAATTCAGTCATATTAAAATTGAACTGAAGTGCATATCCACCGATATATGCAAGCACTTTCCCGGTTTTCTCATCACTTATCTGACAGATGTCTAAATCCTCTCTTTCCCGGAACATCATCACTCCAGTTGTAATTGAATCAAGATAGGCTTCAGGCATACCATTTTCATCAATCAGCTGAATGGGTGTTGGATGATTTACACGCTTCATCTGAACGACCTGATTATGATTGACATTGACGGTATCGGACTTTACATCTATCTTTTTTTCGCTCTCAAACTTGGGCTGGAAAGTAGTCTTGTCAGACTTTGACTGCACAACATCTTTATGCACATTGGCATTTACAGCTTGTGCAACTGCATCACTGGCCGGTTTCATCGTTCCAGTGGCTTTATCAAATTTGAACTCTGTTTTCATAATTATATCTTGAAATGATCCCTAAGTTTCTCTCGTTTTTCAGCAGTTAGACCTCCGACTTCAGTACCACCACCAGCAGACTGTGAGCGCATCCTTGCAGTGAGCACTCTTACGATTTCTCTGGTAGCAGTCACATCAGCGTCTGCATCGTGAGCGTCATCCAGATCAATGCCCAGACGCTCTGCCATAGCCTCCAGTTTCCAAGTAGTGATACTCTTGTCATTATCAAAAGTGAGCTGAGAAAGGAGGATTGTGTCAAGTTGAGTGGGCTGGAAGTTACCCCAGAAATCCTTGGCTCCCCGGACAAGTTTGATAAATCTTGCCCAGACTCCAGTATAGAGCATAATCTGCTGCATAAATCCATTATCAAATAACGGATTCTGACCGATCATAAAGGGCTTGTTTGAAGCCACCACTGGGAAGGTATTTCTTTCAATGAAGTCGCAGATCTCATTACATACATCTTCCAAAGGTTTGCCTTGCTTATAAAGCAAATCCATAGTGATTCCACTTATATCCAAAGCTGTGGAACCATACTCCATCAGCTCTTCCTCTTCTTCTGCATCGTACTTATTTTTAAGCACTTTTCTTTTGGGCTTGCCGATGTCTGCTTTCTTACTGTAAGGATAGATATAAGAATTATACCTATCTATCACTTCAAAGGTATCGAGACGAACTGCATGAAGTGATATTTGAGTCGCGGCACTTCTGGTACAGTCAAGACCGCCGGTTTCAAAGTCATAGAATATTCCAACAATGATATTGCCTTTTTCAACTGGTGCTGCCATCTTATTTGTTTTTAATTTCTTCGTAAATACGTTCTATTTCCTTAAATAGCTCTGCCTTTTTGCCATTGTTGACAATCACATAATCATAATCCTCATCATTGAGGTTACGGCGCTCATCTCGACGGAGCCGGGTCTCATCAATCCCAGATTTACGGCGCAGAGCCTTATCTCGCTTAATCAGCACAGTATGGATATCGTAAACTTCTCCGAAGTCATTTCGCAGATTTTCCAGCCCCTTTTCATCAATCACATAAACAGTGCATGGGCCAAAGACTTGCCATTTGGTAGCATAATAATAATATCCACCAAAATGAGCATAAGCAATCAACTCCGTTTTGTCTGGAACGATGTCAATGAAATGATGATCACGCCCCTCCACTTCCGTAGGTCTGGGAGGTCTGGTTGTAAAGGAGCAAATCACATTTGCCTCTTTATGGTACTTCAGGTGTAACGAGGCCAAGGTCTTACCACAGCCAGAGCCACCTACAATACACATGATTTTTAATTTTTCCATATCTGTTTGTGGATTTAAGTATTGTTCTATTCGATAGTTAAGAATCTCCTTCATCAGCATTTTGAGTCTGGTAGGTGTGACCCGGCCACGCTTTCTACTGCCTTTAGATGAGATCTGCAAATTACGTTTTATCATATTGACTTGTACTTGCTGGGGATCTCGCCAATGATACCACGCAATCGCATCGCCATTTTCATCAAAGAGATTGGGCATGATAAAATTCTCAATCTTATCATGGTATATGGTGAGGTCACGAGCCTTGGCAATGGCAGCCTGAATACGGTACCAGCCTCTATAACTGGTACCGGCACATTCAAGCCTGAATTTGCGAAGCTGCTCTTGAACCTGACCGTCCAACTCTTCGCGTATGTCAATTAAAAAAGACATATCAAATCAATTTTAAGAATGAGCTTTTACCGATTTGAAGAGTATTCTTCTCATCATAATCACTCCATTTTATGTTGACCACAGCGACAATCATACGACCCTCTGCCTTCCTCAGTTCCTTCTTCCAAATATCCCAATCATCCCAAATTGTTAGAATATTGGTTTCGGTATTCTGCTGAAGTTCAATCTTGCCAAAGTGCTTGGTCTCACCAGTTCGCCTATCCTTATAAGACCTATCAGTTACAGAGCAAATGGCAGCGCATATCACGCCCTTCCGAACCTCATAGAATATATTATTCAGTTCTGAGAACTCAATGTACTTATAGGCCGAAACACTTTTAGGCTTCTCCAGATTGTCATATATTCTCTTATAGTCAATAGTTCCGTGACCTGAGACGGCTATTTGCTGACGGCTCCACCAATAATGCTTATCACGCATATCTTCCGGAATATCTTTTTCTGTCAGCTTAAATCCTAAGAGACTGGCTGCACTCTCTAAGAGACCATATCGCTCCAATACTGAACCGACGTTTTCAATCTGGTCAAACGCGCCAGCAAAGATGAGGTTCCTGACGCTTCTCGCTGTTACCGGGCAACGCTCACGAACTTCTGCTGTGCCCTCATCTTCAAAACTTTTGAACTTGCTCTTGAAAATACGCTTGATGAAATCCTCCAGATTATAAAATTCGCCATATAAATTGCGTTCTTGAACGATATACTTCACAGCCTTCGGTCCCAACTGTTTGATACGAGATAAAGACCAGTATATCTTATTGTTCTTAAAATCGGCTGTGAAATTCTCACCTGAGATATTGATGTTGGGCTTCTCCAATTCGGTACCTCCCACAGTCTTAATTTCATTCATCAAGACCGCCATTTTATCTTCATCCTGATCTCGCAACACTACAGTGTAAAAGGCAGTCGGATAATATGTCTTTAACCACGCTCCGACATAAGCGGTCAGTCCATAGGCAGTAGCGTGGGAATTACACGTCACCACGCCTTTACCGGTAAGAAATGTGTGATATGGATGCTCCATTTCCACATCATATACGGCAGTGTTGCATAAGAACTCCACTGAAACAACTTGAACGACAGCTGTACCTAAGCCTTTACGCCCCATTTTTACTCGCCCCATTTCATAGTGAGCCTTCTTATGACAACTGGGGCAGAGTGTTCTGATGTTGGAATAATTTTCTCCGACATCAGAATGATCACCATTGACATGATGGATCTCCAGACGCTTTAGGCGCCGGCCACATTCTTCACAATAATCTTTTTTGAGGTGATTCTTGTAATATTCAAGTTTAGTATAGTTGGAATCACGAGTCAGAAAACCCTTATGCCCCTTTTGAACATTCAAAGTATGACTTTCTACATGGTCGTTTGAATGATAACGAGTATTATTCAATCCACCCTTATCTGTAAACCGATAAGAAGTATCTTCCTTGATCCAACCTACACGGATATACATAAAATCCTCTCCTGGGATTAATTCATCAGTACGCTTCTGACCATTTAATGTTGGGTGCTTATGATTGTCTGTTACATCTATGGTACTGCCATTAGCCAAAGTGATACGATAGACTGGCCGGACACCCTGGTAGCGGATATCCACAATTCGATTGATGACCAACTTATCATCTTCATTTAGAGACCAGCAAGTTCCATAGCCATACTTACGATACTTGTTTCTAAGAGCAAGCCGACCGTTTTCCTTGGCCCACTGGTAATCATTCCTTGTACGCCACATATCTCCGATGTTAATCCGGGTGCCAGAACCTTTCTCCTTATGTCTGCCCCAAAGATATTCATGGCCGGCAATACAAGCATTGAATGAATACTTAGCCGCATCTTCAACATTGCTCCAGATTTGGTCGGCCGCCTCTTTAGGACAACCGTTTTGTTTTGCTCCGGCAAAAAATTTGTCCTGAAACTTACGCACCTTCTCCAGCTTCTTTTTACTCAAAGCCTTTACAAGATTCACACCGTCACCAAGGCTAAGTCCACCGACTTTCTGAGCCACACGCGAAATCTGCTCCTGATATACCATCTGAGCAAAGGTGTCTTTCAAAATTTCGTAAGTACCCCAAAGATAAGTAGGCTCATACTCACCTCGCTTTGCCCGGACATAATTGTCAGCAGCACCAGAATCCAAAGGTCCCGGACGGAACAAAGCAACCGAAGCAATCAGATCATTGATATTGTCCGGCGCAAGACGTTTGATAAATTTTGTAATGCCCTCGCCACCCATCTGGAATACGCCCTGAGTGTTTCCGTCACGGATGATCTTAAAAACCTTCTCGTCATTCAGGTATTTTGAGGCTATTTCAAGAATATTATACTTGACACCGTACTCACTTTCCACAAGATTAAGTGTATCAGAAAGCCTGGTAAGCTCCTTAATACCCAGCACGTCGTTTTTCAAGATACCAATAGCGTCAATATCATTACCTGATATTTCGGACACAAGCAAATCTCCCATCTTTCTGATAGGAAGCAGGTCAAAGCACTCGACACGCTCTCCCTTGACATATTCAGGAGTGATAATGAGTGCAGAGGCGTGAATACCAGCAGAACGTGCTTGACCCATAATCGGCAATATCTCTTCAAAGACATCAGGATATTTCTGAATGAAATCCCTCATGCGCTTATCGGTCGAAGCCATCTTCATCAGGTCAGTCCACGTCATATTATCATCCAATATGGCTGTCAAATAATTGGTGGTGGCCTGAGATATTTTATGGGTACGAGCCACATCCTTGATTACAGACTTAATCTTCTCAGTGGTGAATGTACCAGCAGAAAAGACACGCTGGAGGCCGTCTTTATTGTAACGTCTCTCCAGATACGCCTTAACTTCATCACGACGTACTGCGCTAAAGTCGGAGTCAATATCTGGAAGAGAACCGTGATTTCGTTTTACATATCCGTCACCGGCATAGCAGTCAGATACAAGTTGAGTGTCAGTCTTATGAGTTATGCGTTGGATTTTCATGCAGAAGTTTGTGGGGTAAGGTGTGAAGTAAATCACAGTTATCAAACTGAATGTCATCACCTTCTTGCAACTCATCTGCATAAACGGTCAGTTGTTCACCATCTCTGATTACAACTAACTCCGCATCCTTGTCAAGCAAGAGTATTGTATCATTATCAAAGGCCACCTCAAAATAATCTGAGGATTCAATATCATCAGCCATAATCGTTACCTTATCCGGCTCCAAGCCAGCACGCTCCGGCAACAAGAAGCGCTCGAAAATCAAATCGTACTTCAGAGGATCAATAAATGTGATACCCATCAGATAAAGAAGTAAACAGCCACCGGCAGAGCCTCGACCAATTCCAGTCAAGATTCCGTTTTCTTGTGCCCAGTTTAGCTCATCTCTTTGAATGAGAAAGTAATCTACATTGTCGGTACTTTCGATTACATATTTTTCATATTCTACACGCCTACGATAAACTTCTTCTTCTCCTTCCGGCACCAGCTTTCGGAAGCCATCTTCAATCAGCTCTCGAAACATAGTGAGAGTATCACCATATTTTGCCTGCTCCTGGGGTGTCATATCATACTTAGGGGCATAATTGTCACTCAGGTCATAGGCGGCAGTTGCATTTTCTATGATGTCAGCAGTAGCAGCGCACATATCATAAAAAACCTCATCATCATATCTATCTGAGAACAGGGCACGAAATTCAGCATAAATCTCATCAATAGTTTTCAGATACTGTTTATATGATTGCTCGTGCGCGGCGCCGGTATCGACTTTATTCAAAATGATTTTGGTACGCCAGTCCTCTTTGTCAAGATAATACACATCCTGAATCAAAACTGGACGTATATTCATCGAATATTCCAGATTGCCCAGATAGAAGTTGTCAAAATACGCTTTCTGGCTCTGCAACAATGTTGAGTCTATTCTGTCAGCACGATACTCGGTCGTATCTACCTGAAAATATACCCACCCATCAAAAGCGTCCACAAAATCCTGCAAGGCGTTCTTGTTTTCGGTAAGCCAATGACCACTCCATTTATCAAAAACTAAAGTATTGCCTTCAGCAAGATTTAGTAATGTGATCAGGTCAATTTCCTTGGTTTCAAAGCTATCTACCGCAACTGCTTTTTGAATACGCAACATATTCCTAAATCCTTGCTGAGTAGCGGCGTATATCTTAACGCCGACTTTATCCAGACCAATTCGTACTGTCAGGGAATATCCAAAACAATATTTCAGTCCAGCATCAGTAGCTGACTGTTGCAAATCCAAGGAAGCAGCCATAGTATTCCTATCAGCAACTGCAATGCCCTTATATCCAAGGAATTTTGCCTTGGCACACCAGTCTTTTAATAAGCCACTACCATTCAGTAACTCAAAACCTGAATGTAAGCCTAATGGGTAAAACTCACACTCATGTTCAAACTTCGGAGATTCACCTACATACCGAAGTATTTTGAACTGGAGGTCAGAAGGATCCTTACGAATGTCGATATAGTACCACCGACACCCAAAAGGAAATACAATATAATAAATCTCATCTGCTATCAGATAAGAATAATTCTCGATACTGTTGAAAACCACATCCCCATCCTTAGTCTGCCTGAAGATATGATCATAGTTATCCTGAATGAGACAACGGCCAAATCCAGGGATAACAAGAACATCCTTCCTCAAAGAATATATGAGATTATGGTTATCCAGCCATTCTTTTAATGATACCACCTCTTTCATCTCATCCAAGATTAAATTCTCTGACTGTTTTTAGATTATAGGCAAATACTTCATAGATGTCCTCGACATCCATTTCATCCCAGTCTTTGCCAACTCCATCTGGGATGTCTGCAATCAACACATCGAAGTATTTATCCAGCTCCATAGCTATCCGGGCAGTTGTCTCTTTAGCGTCATTATCATACCCGATAACAATCTGCTCCACCCCTTTTTTCTGGAGTTTATACATCTGCTCTTGGCTAATCTTTTTTCCAAAAGTTGCTACCGGCACAATGTGCTTATTATCATACAACTCCAGCTTACGATTGAGTCCAACCACATCAAACGGCCCCTCGCAGAGTATTACCGAATGAGTGGTGCCAGACTCAATCGCATCATAGTTATAAAGCATTTTTGAGAAGCCGTTACCTTCACGCTCATCGGAGTTCTTATACCGACGGATTTTGTAATGGTGCCGGGCATTATAGCTATCAATTTCTTCTTTGCTGAGTATGCTGCGCGCTACAAAACCAACGATACGGCCCTCATCTCGAATTTCAAGAATGATGTAATCTTCATATTCTCGCTCAATACAGCGATTAGTGCCAACTGGGAAATACTCATAATCATCTACCACCCATCCACGCGACTTCAAATAAGCGTTTTTGTAACAGCGCTTATATCCATTAGGCATAGAGATTTTCACAAGCTCGTCATCAAGCTCGTCATCCAACAATGCTGAGATGTCGGTCTCTTCATCGTCAAGTTCTACGGTCTCTGCTGGAAGGAGATCTTCTCGGTCAAGAGCTTTGAGGGTATCTTTCAGAGAACCAAAACGACGATTACAATGGTAGCAATTTGACATTCCAAAACGCTTCTTACCGACATTATTGCCGACATAGATACCATATTTGAAGCCATCATGCCCACAAAAAGGACAGTTGGGAACCAATATATTTCTTCTGGATCCATCCATCTTACCGCCCAAGTCGTATAGTAACTCATCGGCAATGGATCGCTGAATTTCTGGTGATAAAATCATTTATGTATTCCTGTCATATCACTGCTTTCATCAAATTCATAAAAGGCTTAGGAAGCCTCGCGTGGAAGATTTAAGGTCCTTACCCGGTCATAGAATACTTCATGCTCGTAATCCAATGCAATCCGGAATGGCTCACCTTTCTTGCAGAACCTGAACTTATCCGCATATAAGCGCATCGTCTGTTCACGATATTCACGCTTACTCTGATTAAGTGAAATAAGATGGGTACAAGGTCTCTGTAATCCCTTACATTCTGAAGTATTGAAGGCTGTAAGGACGTTCTTTTCATCATTGACCCATTCAGGATTCTCAATAGTAGCCTGATAAGTGACAACGAACCAAGCATCTGTTTCACCGGCCAAGTCTTTGAGATCTTGTGCCGTAGCAATGCGTTTATGCCGTAATGCTTTGGAATCCCAATTTTTACCTGAAGAATCGGTCAGAAGGTCGAGTGAATCAACCACGACAACATCAGGATACTTACCGTATTTCTCACGATACTTCTCCAAGTCGTTTCTGATGTCTGTGGTTGAAACCTCCTTGCCGAATTTTGGATAAGCCTTGACCCTCAAAGTACCCTTATAAGTATCGAGCAAGTCCTTCAAATGCTCCAGAGTATGATTATTGACCTTGCCAGTCTCATACTCATAAGTGGTAGTGCCACTGAGCATTGCGGAATAAGCATCGGTGGTCTCAGAAGCAGCACCTTCCAACTGGATATGCAGCACATCAAGTCCGCTGATATAAGCTGCATTGTAACCAATCCATCGAGCGATATGGCTTTTACCGACACCAGACATAGCAAGGAACAGAGAAAGCTGAGTGCGAAGATTACGTCCTTTATTCATCTCATCAAGCCCGTCAATATAAAAACTATTGACCATCTTTGAGGAAGGGTTCTCACTACGCATCTTATTCTCACGCAATCTTTCTTCATACGTCTGAGCAATGTCAATAAACTCTTCAGGTTTAAGAGTAAATTGCTGTAGCTTCAATGCTTCGTGAGTGAACGACATCATAGCGTCGAGCCGGGCGCCTTCCTCATATTTCTTAGACACCTCCTTAAAGATTTTCTTAAATTGAACGAGTTTAAGATATTCTTCAAATTGGTCTCTTATACCTTCGGGATTGACACTGGTGGAAACTTCCCTAATTTCTTCCAAAAGCTCTGAAACAGCTCTGGAAGATGAAAGACGCTGTGAGATTATGCCATACTGAGGTGCCGTTTTGTACTCATTAAAATAGCTCTTCAGAGTCACATTTAACAACTGATACTGCGGATCCGGAAGAAATTGATCTTCCATATAGCGGCTCACAACCGAACAGATCTGATTGTTGGTTATGGCACAATTATACAGCTCCGCAAGGAACTCAGAAGTCAACACGTTTTCATTTTTCTTTCCTGCCATGATAAACTTCTTTTCTGTACCGCATAAGCTCTGGGTACTTCTTAGCGGTCATTTTGCCACACTCCACCCAGTTATCACATTGTTTGCAAGCCTCTGAAAGCGGACTCCAACCGGTAGTTGATCTCTGACAGAGGGCAAGCCCTGCATCAGTATTCAAAAACCGTTTTTTGATTGGCTCTTCAGATGCAAGATAAACCATTTTTTTCAATGGGTCTGGTTTCGGTTTCTCTATCATCAAGGTTAGTTGCCCTCTTGATAATTCTGCCTCATCCAGCCATTGATTGATATAATAATTCATGCCGGCCTTACCATCAGCACTCAGGAACTGACTACGATATTTTTCTAAAGCAGCCTGAGAGAACAGGTAAGTGTATTGCCACGAACTGTTAGCAATAGATGTGCGATAACGATATATCTGATAGACCAAATAATCAACTATGCGCTCATCATCAATATCTGAGACACCGAACAATGCCGGTAAAAGCTGCAATCCATTTTGGATATAGAGCGCAGCCATTCCGCTTTGTGTAAACCGCCATTTGGGATTAATCGTCCTCTTCACAACGGTCTCGATCATCTGTCGCACCTTTACGGTTCTTTCTTGTAATTCCATTTTGTCTCAGTATATATTGCAGTTCTCGTCTTGTCCAATAAATTCGGCTTTTCACTATATCTTCACTTCGCTTTTCAAGATGTCCGAGCTTCCATTCAGCTGCTGTTATCTCTCTTATTCGATGACCCTGAACGTACATCATAAAAGGTGATAACCTCTGGGGTGGAATTTTCATCAATGCCTCTAACATTTGGTCTGAGATATTGTCTATCAAATTCCCAAATTCAACTTCTGAAACCATACTCGTTCCATGCTGATATATATCCTCCATCGAACACATCTCAATATCAGTCCAATACTGAGATTCTTCACTTCGTTTTTTGTTTTCGTGCTGACAGGCACGTTTAACAACGATATGGAGCCAAGTCATCAACTTTTGTTCTGGATTGTATGAGCCAATATAGTTATAAAGTTGAGCTAAACAGTGCTGATAATTATCATCTACATCTTGATAGTTTGCTGTATAATACTTGGTTAGGCTTTTAATATCCGCAAGGTTAGGAACGATATACATATTGAAAAGACGCTCCTTCTCTTTAGGACTTAACTGCCGACATTTTGCAGTCGGTTTGGGGGATTTTCCCGGATCTTTAGCATTGATTGACATTTTGAAGCGAACTTAAAGGGCAAATTATTCATAATGATTTTGTTTTTAGCAGATTAGTTATAGCTTATAGCGATGAATAAAATACATGTAGATGTGTATAGCATCTGCAAGATTATCATCACCATCCACTTCAATGTGGTATCGCTTTTCTGCGAACTCAATCATCATTTTTTTGTCCGCATTGCCCTTACCGGTTCCGTGCTTTTTGATGTCAGAGGGCTTAAATGTTACCACTGGAATATCCAGTGTTTCACAGACTTCCAGTAAGATACCCCGGAACTCACATAACTTCCTAAAGTCTGTGAAATGGCCATAAATAACATCCTCAGCAGCCACAGCTTTGATTTTGTGAGATGTAAGCATATCAATAAGCCAATTCCTAAAAGCCTTATGCTGGGCATAATCCGGGCCCAGATACTTCGGTGCCTTGTCATTGTTAGGAAAGACCTTGGTGCCGTAATCGCCCAGAGTGTAGTACCCACAGTGAGTAGCCACATCAAAAGCCATTACGTCACCACGTCCTAACTGACGAACATACTCTTCAGTTAACTTCTGCATAACTATTAATTTGAAATGGTTGAAATTCCTTGTTTTTTTACTATTAATAGCTTATGCGGATAGCCTTCTGAGACACCTCCCTGAGTAATGAGTAAGGCGGTCTGGCCGAGCTTGTTCAAAGCCTCACAATAGGTCGCC is part of the Duncaniella dubosii genome and encodes:
- a CDS encoding DUF6549 family protein; translated protein: MWKIILNKYNPYLVIGILCFFLWQTYSQVAKYQHKANTLEATISDLNQEIKYTKIQLNDSIALYQAEVKSLNMTQNNLKAKYNNLLAASKVKPKDISNVTEVSSTIHSIDTVIAVIDSFGGIKAKLEDDFVDIDVEVLPDKKTIIDYEVRDSLTILSVQKKHSWLFGLIKWKEQKGIKVINHNPKAEIVSLQTIDIIEK
- a CDS encoding N-acetylmuramoyl-L-alanine amidase — translated: MAKSKRNIKEIIIHCSDTPEGKDFTVADIRAWHKARNFSDVGYHYVIYRDGSIHLGRDIDIAGAHCTNHNTISIGICYIGGREVGSTKPKDTRTAEQKKALLKLLKDLKKLYPNATIHGHKEFANKACPCFEVKKEYSNL
- a CDS encoding 3'-5' exonuclease, with translation MAAPVEKGNIIVGIFYDFETGGLDCTRSAATQISLHAVRLDTFEVIDRYNSYIYPYSKKADIGKPKRKVLKNKYDAEEEEELMEYGSTALDISGITMDLLYKQGKPLEDVCNEICDFIERNTFPVVASNKPFMIGQNPLFDNGFMQQIMLYTGVWARFIKLVRGAKDFWGNFQPTQLDTILLSQLTFDNDKSITTWKLEAMAERLGIDLDDAHDADADVTATREIVRVLTARMRSQSAGGGTEVGGLTAEKREKLRDHFKI
- a CDS encoding nucleoside/nucleotide kinase family protein, whose protein sequence is MSFLIDIREELDGQVQEQLRKFRLECAGTSYRGWYRIQAAIAKARDLTIYHDKIENFIMPNLFDENGDAIAWYHWRDPQQVQVNMIKRNLQISSKGSRKRGRVTPTRLKMLMKEILNYRIEQYLNPQTDMEKLKIMCIVGGSGCGKTLASLHLKYHKEANVICSFTTRPPRPTEVEGRDHHFIDIVPDKTELIAYAHFGGYYYYATKWQVFGPCTVYVIDEKGLENLRNDFGEVYDIHTVLIKRDKALRRKSGIDETRLRRDERRNLNDEDYDYVIVNNGKKAELFKEIERIYEEIKNK
- a CDS encoding helix-hairpin-helix domain-containing protein — its product is MKIQRITHKTDTQLVSDCYAGDGYVKRNHGSLPDIDSDFSAVRRDEVKAYLERRYNKDGLQRVFSAGTFTTEKIKSVIKDVARTHKISQATTNYLTAILDDNMTWTDLMKMASTDKRMRDFIQKYPDVFEEILPIMGQARSAGIHASALIITPEYVKGERVECFDLLPIRKMGDLLVSEISGNDIDAIGILKNDVLGIKELTRLSDTLNLVESEYGVKYNILEIASKYLNDEKVFKIIRDGNTQGVFQMGGEGITKFIKRLAPDNINDLIASVALFRPGPLDSGAADNYVRAKRGEYEPTYLWGTYEILKDTFAQMVYQEQISRVAQKVGGLSLGDGVNLVKALSKKKLEKVRKFQDKFFAGAKQNGCPKEAADQIWSNVEDAAKYSFNACIAGHEYLWGRHKEKGSGTRINIGDMWRTRNDYQWAKENGRLALRNKYRKYGYGTCWSLNEDDKLVINRIVDIRYQGVRPVYRITLANGSTIDVTDNHKHPTLNGQKRTDELIPGEDFMYIRVGWIKEDTSYRFTDKGGLNNTRYHSNDHVESHTLNVQKGHKGFLTRDSNYTKLEYYKNHLKKDYCEECGRRLKRLEIHHVNGDHSDVGENYSNIRTLCPSCHKKAHYEMGRVKMGRKGLGTAVVQVVSVEFLCNTAVYDVEMEHPYHTFLTGKGVVTCNSHATAYGLTAYVGAWLKTYYPTAFYTVVLRDQDEDKMAVLMNEIKTVGGTELEKPNINISGENFTADFKNNKIYWSLSRIKQLGPKAVKYIVQERNLYGEFYNLEDFIKRIFKSKFKSFEDEGTAEVRERCPVTARSVRNLIFAGAFDQIENVGSVLERYGLLESAASLLGFKLTEKDIPEDMRDKHYWWSRQQIAVSGHGTIDYKRIYDNLEKPKSVSAYKYIEFSELNNIFYEVRKGVICAAICSVTDRSYKDRRTGETKHFGKIELQQNTETNILTIWDDWDIWKKELRKAEGRMIVAVVNIKWSDYDEKNTLQIGKSSFLKLI
- a CDS encoding PHP domain-containing protein; translated protein: MKEVVSLKEWLDNHNLIYSLRKDVLVIPGFGRCLIQDNYDHIFRQTKDGDVVFNSIENYSYLIADEIYYIVFPFGCRWYYIDIRKDPSDLQFKILRYVGESPKFEHECEFYPLGLHSGFELLNGSGLLKDWCAKAKFLGYKGIAVADRNTMAASLDLQQSATDAGLKYCFGYSLTVRIGLDKVGVKIYAATQQGFRNMLRIQKAVAVDSFETKEIDLITLLNLAEGNTLVFDKWSGHWLTENKNALQDFVDAFDGWVYFQVDTTEYRADRIDSTLLQSQKAYFDNFYLGNLEYSMNIRPVLIQDVYYLDKEDWRTKIILNKVDTGAAHEQSYKQYLKTIDEIYAEFRALFSDRYDDEVFYDMCAATADIIENATAAYDLSDNYAPKYDMTPQEQAKYGDTLTMFRELIEDGFRKLVPEGEEEVYRRRVEYEKYVIESTDNVDYFLIQRDELNWAQENGILTGIGRGSAGGCLLLYLMGITFIDPLKYDLIFERFLLPERAGLEPDKVTIMADDIESSDYFEVAFDNDTILLLDKDAELVVIRDGEQLTVYADELQEGDDIQFDNCDLLHTLPHKLLHENPTHNS